From a region of the Apibacter sp. B3706 genome:
- a CDS encoding DUF763 domain-containing protein: MKKGYADLPLHYGTVPAWLAKRMALLGGAIVEAIVQEYGRKTFLQKLSDPFWFQSLGCVLGMDWHSSGITTSVMNALKKAINQRSSELGIYVCGGRGKSSRNTPTELLHIADKTGLDGNELITKSRLVAKVDNCAVQDGFQIYLHSFVVTTDGDWTVVQQGMNINDKLARRYHWLSSSVQSFTETPHTFIYGKNKGEILNLTDKDASTTKQGILELTKENPDRLMKEISLILPSHHEVREKDVNLKRLGAALVLAHETDVQDVESLLLLNGVGPRTLQSLTLVSEVIHGTPSRFSDPARFSFAHGGKDGHPFPVPTRVYDETIEIFDKALQRSKLGDTDKLQALKNLSKVSMEIEKNFKPSDNFHEWIENERKNSWKYGGKTIYGDAVENSSLIKKTGKKTNKSVIKKIDKNQLSLFD; the protein is encoded by the coding sequence ATGAAGAAGGGATATGCAGATTTACCTTTACACTATGGAACAGTTCCCGCCTGGTTAGCTAAAAGAATGGCTTTATTAGGTGGAGCGATTGTAGAGGCTATAGTTCAAGAATACGGAAGAAAAACTTTCTTACAAAAATTAAGCGACCCGTTTTGGTTTCAATCTTTAGGATGTGTTTTAGGAATGGATTGGCATTCTTCAGGAATAACCACTTCCGTTATGAATGCTTTGAAAAAAGCAATAAATCAAAGATCCTCGGAACTTGGTATTTATGTATGCGGGGGCAGGGGGAAATCTTCACGAAATACTCCAACGGAATTACTTCATATTGCCGATAAAACCGGTTTAGATGGAAATGAACTCATTACTAAGAGCAGATTGGTAGCTAAAGTTGATAATTGTGCGGTTCAAGATGGTTTCCAAATATATTTACATTCCTTTGTAGTTACTACAGATGGCGATTGGACAGTTGTGCAGCAAGGAATGAATATCAACGATAAATTGGCAAGAAGGTATCATTGGCTGTCTTCCTCAGTTCAATCCTTTACGGAAACTCCCCATACTTTTATTTATGGTAAAAACAAAGGAGAAATCCTTAATCTGACCGATAAAGATGCTTCTACTACCAAACAGGGAATTTTAGAACTAACTAAGGAAAATCCGGATCGTTTAATGAAAGAAATATCCCTTATATTGCCTTCTCATCATGAGGTACGCGAAAAAGACGTCAATTTGAAGAGATTGGGCGCTGCTTTGGTACTTGCTCATGAAACAGATGTTCAAGATGTGGAATCTCTGTTGCTTTTGAATGGAGTAGGACCCAGAACGCTTCAATCGTTGACCTTAGTTAGTGAGGTAATACATGGCACTCCTTCCAGATTTTCAGATCCCGCCCGATTTTCTTTTGCACACGGAGGAAAAGACGGACATCCTTTTCCTGTACCCACTCGAGTATATGATGAAACCATTGAAATTTTTGATAAAGCATTGCAACGATCTAAATTAGGAGATACCGATAAATTGCAAGCATTGAAAAATCTTTCCAAAGTATCTATGGAAATTGAAAAGAATTTTAAACCCAGTGACAATTTTCATGAATGGATTGAAAATGAACGGAAAAATTCCTGGAAATACGGTGGTAAAACTATCTATGGAGACGCCGTTGAAAACAGCAGTCTTATAAAAAAAACCGGCAAGAAAACTAATAAATCTGTAATTAAAAAAATTGATAAAAACCAACTCAGCCTGTTTGATTAA
- a CDS encoding isochorismate synthase: MVLSEIVKDCIKKNIPFAFIRLPKDKKIFLIKKEEGGIYEYSFQSFDNSKKYTFHFSTFTEVNDLLPSNDLIFPLTNNENTKVISEQEYLNLLQRTIHYIQQKQTDKIVISREKWIDKDKINPFKSFLFLCEKYPSSFCQVSYWNQNEIWMGATPEILGSFENSLFTTMALAGTLPDIDSVQWESKEIEEQKYVTDYICEKIKAYTSNLTIKGPETLHLGHVKHLVTYLSAKLNTSDQLSQLIADLHPTPAVCGIPLNKSRNYILENEGYNRDFYAGYIGLETQKFKKYFVNLRCAKLYANGALLYVGGGITAQSNPQKEWTETELKAKFIGESL, from the coding sequence ATGGTACTTTCTGAAATAGTTAAAGATTGCATTAAAAAAAATATTCCTTTTGCTTTTATTCGACTTCCTAAAGACAAAAAAATATTTTTAATCAAAAAGGAAGAGGGCGGCATATATGAATATTCTTTTCAATCTTTTGATAATTCAAAGAAATATACTTTCCATTTTTCAACATTTACTGAGGTAAATGATTTATTACCATCGAATGACCTTATATTTCCTCTAACTAACAATGAAAATACAAAGGTTATTTCAGAACAAGAATATTTAAATCTTCTTCAACGGACCATTCATTATATTCAACAAAAACAAACAGATAAAATTGTAATTTCTCGCGAAAAATGGATCGATAAGGATAAAATCAACCCTTTCAAATCGTTTTTGTTTTTATGCGAAAAATATCCATCCTCCTTTTGCCAGGTAAGCTATTGGAATCAAAATGAAATTTGGATGGGGGCTACTCCTGAAATCCTAGGTTCTTTTGAAAATTCTTTATTTACAACGATGGCACTTGCCGGAACATTACCGGATATTGATTCTGTTCAATGGGAAAGCAAAGAAATAGAAGAGCAAAAATATGTCACAGATTATATTTGTGAAAAAATTAAAGCCTATACTTCGAATTTAACGATAAAAGGTCCTGAAACACTTCATTTAGGACATGTTAAACATTTGGTAACCTATCTTTCTGCAAAATTAAATACTTCTGATCAATTATCTCAATTGATAGCAGATTTGCATCCTACACCTGCCGTTTGTGGAATTCCGTTAAATAAAAGTAGAAATTACATTTTGGAGAATGAAGGATATAATCGTGATTTTTATGCAGGATATATAGGATTGGAAACTCAGAAATTTAAAAAGTATTTCGTTAATTTACGATGTGCTAAACTATATGCTAATGGAGCTTTACTTTATGTTGGTGGTGGTATTACAGCGCAAAGTAATCCGCAAAAAGAATGGACGGAAACAGAATTAAAGGCTAAATTTATTGGTGAAAGTCTTTAA
- a CDS encoding hotdog fold thioesterase, producing the protein MDKAELLAKLNESSPNTLMDTLGIVYTDFTGDTLTAEMEVNSRVHQPIGFLHGGASLALAETVGSVLSITTVDPSNYYVFGTQVNGYHLKSVKNGKISATAQFINKGNTSHVVEINIFCTDDEGNTFKNCYVTMTNRIVPKNNFE; encoded by the coding sequence ATGGATAAGGCAGAACTTTTGGCCAAGCTAAATGAATCTTCACCAAATACATTAATGGATACCTTAGGGATCGTATACACTGATTTTACAGGAGATACACTAACTGCAGAAATGGAAGTAAATTCCCGGGTACACCAACCGATAGGATTTTTACATGGTGGAGCCTCATTAGCTCTTGCTGAAACTGTAGGTTCGGTTTTATCTATTACCACGGTTGATCCTTCAAATTATTATGTTTTCGGAACGCAAGTAAACGGCTATCATTTAAAATCTGTTAAAAACGGAAAAATTTCAGCTACAGCCCAATTTATTAACAAAGGTAACACATCCCATGTAGTTGAAATTAATATTTTTTGTACGGATGATGAGGGAAATACTTTTAAAAATTGTTATGTTACCATGACTAATCGCATTGTTCCTAAAAATAATTTTGAATAA
- a CDS encoding heavy metal translocating P-type ATPase, with product MSSYKPGCACNDNDRKNIINQGDHEPSHGHTHDHELDFNINIFQLFLPAIISSILLVLALILDYSKTSFFNSWIRLVAYILAYLPVGYPVFKEMLEEFKHKDFFNELSLMFLASVGAFYIGEYPEAVAVMLFYSIGENFQSLAVAKAKRNINALLDQRPDEATIIENQTTKVVKAKEVQVGEIIQLKPGDKVALDGELLSSSATFNTSALTGESTPQSKEKGETILAGMINLNTSSLVKVTTPYSDSKLSKILDLVQNATGQKAKTELFIRKFAKIYTPAVFFIALLVFILPYFFVANYEYETWLYRSLIFLVISCPCALVISIPLGYFGGIGLASRNGILVKGSNFLDILAEVKQIVFDKTGTLTLGNFSVQNVHVEQGFDRTQLLQWVNIAESHSNHPIATAIQAYVNQKPEVTKITSMEDIPGKGIKVEIEDNELLVGNFKLMDAYSISYPDTCKEIINTVVLIAVNNKFAGYLEIADQIKSGAQQDIKKIHDLGIGATILSGDKNTIVQKVARELGIDHAYGELLPEDKVSKMKEIKSTVIGKVAFVGDGFNDAPVIALSDVGIAMGGLGSDATIEVADVIIQDDQTSKIPLAVKIGKATKHVVWQNVILAFGIKIIVMILGIFGDIHLLEAVFADVGVALLAILNAVRLQKANLNK from the coding sequence ATGTCTTCATATAAACCCGGTTGCGCCTGTAATGACAACGATAGAAAAAATATTATTAATCAAGGAGATCATGAACCTTCTCATGGGCATACCCATGATCATGAACTAGATTTCAACATAAATATTTTTCAATTATTTTTACCGGCCATCATAAGTTCAATACTTTTAGTTCTCGCTCTCATTTTAGATTATTCTAAAACTTCATTTTTCAATTCTTGGATTAGATTGGTAGCATATATACTAGCTTATTTGCCTGTAGGGTATCCTGTATTTAAAGAAATGTTGGAAGAATTTAAGCATAAGGATTTTTTCAATGAGCTATCATTGATGTTTTTAGCTTCGGTAGGTGCTTTTTATATAGGAGAATATCCGGAAGCGGTTGCAGTTATGTTATTTTATTCCATTGGAGAGAACTTCCAATCGTTGGCAGTAGCTAAAGCTAAAAGAAATATTAATGCTTTATTGGATCAAAGACCCGATGAAGCAACAATTATTGAAAATCAAACTACTAAAGTCGTAAAAGCTAAAGAGGTTCAAGTAGGCGAAATTATACAATTAAAACCGGGAGATAAAGTAGCATTGGATGGAGAATTGCTTTCTTCATCTGCTACGTTCAATACTTCTGCGTTAACCGGGGAAAGTACCCCGCAAAGTAAAGAAAAAGGGGAGACCATTTTAGCAGGAATGATAAATCTCAACACTTCTTCACTTGTAAAAGTTACTACTCCTTATTCAGACAGTAAACTATCTAAAATATTGGATTTAGTTCAAAATGCTACCGGTCAAAAAGCGAAAACAGAATTGTTTATCAGAAAATTTGCGAAGATTTATACTCCGGCGGTTTTCTTTATTGCCTTGCTGGTGTTTATATTACCATATTTTTTTGTAGCAAACTATGAATATGAAACCTGGTTGTATCGATCCTTAATATTTTTAGTTATATCCTGTCCTTGTGCTTTGGTAATCTCAATACCTTTAGGATATTTCGGTGGCATAGGTTTAGCTTCAAGAAATGGAATTTTGGTTAAAGGTTCCAACTTTTTGGATATCTTGGCTGAAGTTAAACAAATTGTATTTGATAAAACAGGAACTTTAACCTTAGGAAATTTTTCTGTTCAAAATGTACATGTTGAGCAAGGTTTTGATAGGACTCAATTATTACAATGGGTTAATATAGCCGAATCTCATAGTAATCATCCGATTGCCACCGCAATTCAAGCTTATGTAAATCAAAAACCTGAGGTAACAAAAATTACTTCCATGGAAGATATTCCGGGAAAAGGGATTAAAGTGGAAATAGAAGATAATGAATTGTTAGTAGGTAATTTTAAATTAATGGATGCCTATTCCATTTCTTATCCGGATACTTGTAAAGAAATCATAAACACTGTAGTTTTAATTGCAGTAAATAACAAGTTCGCCGGATATTTGGAAATTGCAGATCAAATTAAATCAGGAGCTCAACAAGATATTAAAAAAATACATGATTTAGGTATCGGGGCAACCATTCTTAGTGGTGATAAAAATACAATCGTACAAAAAGTTGCCCGGGAATTAGGTATAGATCATGCCTATGGTGAACTTTTACCGGAAGATAAGGTAAGTAAAATGAAGGAAATAAAATCAACAGTGATTGGTAAAGTAGCTTTTGTAGGTGATGGATTTAATGATGCACCGGTGATCGCATTAAGTGATGTTGGTATAGCCATGGGAGGTTTAGGCAGTGATGCGACGATTGAAGTAGCCGATGTCATAATTCAAGACGATCAGACCTCTAAAATTCCTTTAGCCGTTAAAATAGGAAAAGCCACCAAACATGTCGTTTGGCAAAATGTGATATTAGCTTTTGGTATTAAAATTATTGTAATGATTTTAGGAATTTTTGGTGATATCCATCTATTGGAAGCTGTATTTGCCGATGTGGGTGTAGCCCTTTTAGCTATATTAAATGCCGTTCGTCTACAAAAAGCCAACCTAAATAAATAG
- a CDS encoding tyrosine-protein phosphatase: MIAGMTKEKENSDNPIDILKRCKIIREKHTKSAYLNINISGEWKLYSGDSVQTIDTKKPIAQGKDYGTYPLYILPSKRSYFKLETSEGSAILAETHLPMEGGYNFRDLGGLESKDGKRIKWGKLFRTDDLYNLTHNDLLYLSSIPIITLVDFRCEEEYKALPDKIPAEVKNHYYLCIEPGRLKAYAKSIHTSKNDVINAMKHLYKLLVTEDKYLNAYEEFFTYIQDQEKLPLLFHCSAGKDRTGLATALLLYALDIPKDIILKDYLASNDYLADKYHPLIEQNPSNKYLYTVIPEYLESALNEIENEYGSIQNFLINRMHLNIDKLKNNLLY; the protein is encoded by the coding sequence ATGATAGCAGGTATGACTAAAGAAAAAGAAAATTCAGATAACCCTATTGACATTCTAAAAAGATGTAAAATTATACGAGAAAAGCATACAAAATCAGCTTATTTAAATATAAATATTTCGGGAGAATGGAAATTATATTCAGGCGATTCAGTTCAAACTATTGATACTAAAAAACCGATCGCGCAAGGTAAAGATTACGGAACTTATCCTTTATATATATTACCATCCAAAAGAAGTTATTTTAAATTAGAGACTTCCGAAGGATCGGCTATTCTTGCGGAAACACACCTTCCGATGGAAGGAGGATATAATTTTAGAGATTTAGGAGGTTTAGAGTCTAAAGACGGAAAACGAATTAAATGGGGGAAATTATTTAGAACAGACGATTTATATAATTTAACCCATAATGATTTACTATATTTATCCAGTATTCCTATAATTACTCTGGTTGATTTCAGATGCGAAGAAGAATATAAAGCCTTACCGGACAAAATTCCTGCAGAAGTTAAAAATCATTACTATTTATGTATTGAACCCGGTCGTTTAAAAGCATATGCTAAAAGTATTCATACGAGCAAAAATGATGTAATAAATGCTATGAAGCATTTATACAAACTTTTAGTTACAGAAGATAAATATTTAAACGCATACGAAGAATTTTTTACCTATATACAAGACCAAGAAAAATTACCGCTCCTTTTTCATTGTTCAGCAGGGAAAGATCGCACCGGATTGGCTACCGCATTGTTGCTATATGCTCTAGATATTCCTAAAGATATTATTTTAAAAGATTATTTAGCGTCGAATGATTATCTGGCGGATAAATACCATCCATTAATTGAACAAAATCCATCCAACAAATATTTATATACGGTCATACCGGAATACTTAGAAAGCGCATTAAACGAAATAGAAAATGAGTATGGATCTATTCAAAATTTTTTGATTAACAGAATGCATTTAAATATTGATAAATTGAAAAATAATTTATTGTATTAA
- the pnuC gene encoding nicotinamide riboside transporter PnuC — protein MVSIHEWWTILKQQFYQISFLEAIGVAFGIAEALFAKYNKVWLYPCGLLNILITMYIYWDFRLYAEILLQGYYFVMSIYGWFLWTSKTKNSSTVSLCTVNDRLIACCIVIFSWILLYFFLTNYTNSDVPVWDSLVSAFAWAGMWLLAKRKLDNWIFLNISNFIAVPLLLHKGLLLYSLLTIFLFIIAIFGYFDWKKIINLQKLKD, from the coding sequence ATGGTTTCAATACATGAATGGTGGACAATTTTAAAACAACAATTTTATCAAATTTCTTTTTTAGAAGCCATAGGAGTAGCTTTTGGTATTGCGGAAGCTTTATTCGCCAAATATAATAAGGTTTGGTTGTATCCTTGCGGATTACTTAATATACTTATAACCATGTATATTTATTGGGATTTTCGTTTATATGCGGAAATTTTATTGCAAGGATATTATTTTGTAATGAGTATATATGGATGGTTTTTATGGACAAGTAAAACTAAGAATAGTAGTACGGTAAGTTTATGTACTGTCAACGATAGATTAATTGCATGTTGCATTGTGATATTTTCATGGATTCTTTTATATTTTTTCTTAACGAATTACACTAATTCAGATGTTCCTGTATGGGACTCATTGGTGAGCGCATTTGCATGGGCCGGTATGTGGCTATTAGCAAAAAGAAAACTGGACAATTGGATTTTTTTAAATATTAGTAATTTTATAGCCGTTCCATTATTACTTCATAAAGGACTTTTATTATATTCTCTTTTAACTATATTTTTATTTATCATCGCAATTTTTGGATATTTTGATTGGAAAAAAATTATTAATTTACAAAAGTTAAAAGATTAG
- a CDS encoding GlsB/YeaQ/YmgE family stress response membrane protein: MWTLLIGISSGFLAGTLIKGRGFGCFGNLMIGILGSFLGNWLFKHFQIPVNENDKTLMLAMSTLGAIFLLALVSIFTKR, from the coding sequence ATGTGGACATTACTTATAGGGATTTCATCCGGTTTTTTAGCAGGGACTTTAATTAAAGGTCGAGGTTTTGGATGTTTTGGAAATTTAATGATTGGTATTTTAGGTAGTTTTTTAGGAAATTGGCTATTTAAACATTTTCAAATACCGGTTAATGAAAATGATAAAACTCTTATGTTGGCTATGTCCACTCTTGGCGCTATTTTCCTTTTAGCATTGGTGTCAATCTTCACTAAAAGATAA